The following are encoded together in the Panicum virgatum strain AP13 chromosome 6K, P.virgatum_v5, whole genome shotgun sequence genome:
- the LOC120712793 gene encoding transcription factor bHLH130-like isoform X2 — translation MYGSPVSKDLNLPVQPPMTSSGLQRYRSAPSTLLGEVCEDFLQPGPRAGSPDPGADNVFSRFLADHQIRDKPPAPAPHAPAAAHFPDTAAMASQHQNQQQQQQQQMMFHSQQQQMATVESGLYRTVSSGMEAPTAAVAGASSLIRQSSSPAGFLNHLNMDNGYGGMLRAGGMGVGFRNGAASAAAAADSPSGGGGGGRLKGQLSFSSRQGSLMSQISEMGSEELGGSSPEGAGGGRGYIPGYPMSSGWEDSSSLMSESLSGMKRPRDSSEPGQSGLTQQFSLPKTSSEMAAIEKFLQFQDAVPCKIRAKRGCATHPRSIAERVRRTKISERIRKLQELVPNMDKQTNTSDMLDLAVDYIKDLQKQVKVLNESRASCTCSASKQQHFSG, via the exons ATGTATGGCTCGCCGGTGTCCAAGGATCTGAACCTGCCGGTGCAGCCGCCGATGACTTCGTCCGGGCTGCAGCGCTACAGATCGGCTCCGAGCACGCTGCTCGGCGAGGTCTGCGAGGACTTCCTCCAGCCCGGGCCGCGCGCCGGCAGCCCCGACCCCGGCGCCGACAACGTCTTCTCCAGGTTCCTGGCCGACCACCAGATCAGGGacaagccgccggcgccggcgccgcatgcccccgccgcggcgcacTTCCCGGAcacggccgccatggcctcccagcatcagaatcagcagcagcagcagcagcagcagatgatgtTCCActcccagcagcagcagatggccACCGTGGAGTCCGGGCTCTACCGCACCGTCAGCTCCGGCATGGAGGCCCCcacagccgccgtcgccggcgccagcAGCCTGATCCGGCAGAGCAGCTCCCCCGCCGGATTCCTCAATCATTTGAACATGGACAACG GGTACGGGGGCATGCTGCGGGCCGGCGGCATGGGCGTCGGCTTCAGAAACGGCGCGGccagcgcggccgccgcggccgactccccctccggcggcggcggcgggggcaggctCAAGGGCCAGCTCAGCTTCTCGTCGCGGCAGGGCTCCCTGATGTCGCAGATCTCGGAGATGGGCAGCGAGGAGCTCGGCGGGAGCAGCCccgagggcgccggcggcggccgcggctacATCCCCGGGTACCCGATGAGCTCCGGGTGGGAGGACTCGTCGTCGCTCATGTCGGAGAGCCTGTCCGGGATGAAGCGCCCGCGGGATTCGTCGGAGCCCGGCCAG AGCGGCCTGACGCAGCAGTTCAGCCTGCCCAAGACGTCGTCGGAGATGGCGGCCATCGAGAAGTTCCTCCAGTTCCAGGACGCCGTGCCCTGCAAGATCCGCGCCAAGCGCGGGTGCGCCACGCACCCGCGCAGCATCGCCGAGCGG GTGCGGAGGACAAAGATCAGCGAGCGAATCAGGAAGCTCCAGGAGCTCGTGCCCAACATGGACAAG CAAACCAACACCTCAGACATGCTGGATTTGGCCGTCGACTACATCAAGGATCTCCAGAAGCAGGTCAAG GTGCTGAACGAGAGCCGCGCCAGCTGCACCTGCTCGGCGAGCAAGCAGCAGCATTTTTCCGGCTGA
- the LOC120712793 gene encoding transcription factor bHLH130-like isoform X1, whose translation MYGSPVSKDLNLPVQPPMTSSGLQRYRSAPSTLLGEVCEDFLQPGPRAGSPDPGADNVFSRFLADHQIRDKPPAPAPHAPAAAHFPDTAAMASQHQNQQQQQQQQMMFHSQQQQMATVESGLYRTVSSGMEAPTAAVAGASSLIRQSSSPAGFLNHLNMDNGYGGMLRAGGMGVGFRNGAASAAAAADSPSGGGGGGRLKGQLSFSSRQGSLMSQISEMGSEELGGSSPEGAGGGRGYIPGYPMSSGWEDSSSLMSESLSGMKRPRDSSEPGQSGLTQQFSLPKTSSEMAAIEKFLQFQDAVPCKIRAKRGCATHPRSIAERVRRTKISERIRKLQELVPNMDKETLGDRSVSVWFTNPPCQLPCEESRTTPPELTGVLPIPCSKPTPQTCWIWPSTTSRISRSRSRC comes from the exons ATGTATGGCTCGCCGGTGTCCAAGGATCTGAACCTGCCGGTGCAGCCGCCGATGACTTCGTCCGGGCTGCAGCGCTACAGATCGGCTCCGAGCACGCTGCTCGGCGAGGTCTGCGAGGACTTCCTCCAGCCCGGGCCGCGCGCCGGCAGCCCCGACCCCGGCGCCGACAACGTCTTCTCCAGGTTCCTGGCCGACCACCAGATCAGGGacaagccgccggcgccggcgccgcatgcccccgccgcggcgcacTTCCCGGAcacggccgccatggcctcccagcatcagaatcagcagcagcagcagcagcagcagatgatgtTCCActcccagcagcagcagatggccACCGTGGAGTCCGGGCTCTACCGCACCGTCAGCTCCGGCATGGAGGCCCCcacagccgccgtcgccggcgccagcAGCCTGATCCGGCAGAGCAGCTCCCCCGCCGGATTCCTCAATCATTTGAACATGGACAACG GGTACGGGGGCATGCTGCGGGCCGGCGGCATGGGCGTCGGCTTCAGAAACGGCGCGGccagcgcggccgccgcggccgactccccctccggcggcggcggcgggggcaggctCAAGGGCCAGCTCAGCTTCTCGTCGCGGCAGGGCTCCCTGATGTCGCAGATCTCGGAGATGGGCAGCGAGGAGCTCGGCGGGAGCAGCCccgagggcgccggcggcggccgcggctacATCCCCGGGTACCCGATGAGCTCCGGGTGGGAGGACTCGTCGTCGCTCATGTCGGAGAGCCTGTCCGGGATGAAGCGCCCGCGGGATTCGTCGGAGCCCGGCCAG AGCGGCCTGACGCAGCAGTTCAGCCTGCCCAAGACGTCGTCGGAGATGGCGGCCATCGAGAAGTTCCTCCAGTTCCAGGACGCCGTGCCCTGCAAGATCCGCGCCAAGCGCGGGTGCGCCACGCACCCGCGCAGCATCGCCGAGCGG GTGCGGAGGACAAAGATCAGCGAGCGAATCAGGAAGCTCCAGGAGCTCGTGCCCAACATGGACAAG GAAACACTAGGCGATAGATCAGTCTCTGTATGGTTCACAAATCCGCCATGCCAATTGCCATGCGAGGAGTCGAGGACCACCCCTCCAGAATTGACCGGTGTACTTCCCATTCCCTGCAGCAAACCAACACCTCAGACATGCTGGATTTGGCCGTCGACTACATCAAGGATCTCCAGAAGCAGGTCAAG GTGCTGA